Proteins encoded by one window of Elaeis guineensis isolate ETL-2024a chromosome 12, EG11, whole genome shotgun sequence:
- the LOC105054926 gene encoding pentatricopeptide repeat-containing protein At1g71210, mitochondrial, protein MPPLFLLFKRSPSKNLFKISTFRSLPLLLPFSTSAAPLPFSPLLDSKPSSDPNPSFDSSLLAASVKDWFRLGADPLSPLDRIYAALAGAPDESSLDATFDRLRIPLSESLVLQTLRHRPHPAVTPPSAPLLLLRLRFFDWSGHQPGYRHSRAAYHAVFRLLSRARLVSVVLDWLRIFSPSSCHPFLLTSNAAAPHPRFHETLIVGYAVAGKPELALQLLARMRFHGLDLDAFSYHVLLNSFVEASIFDFADSILAHVAARGLFGPVTACIKMKSLCRQGRLDDAEAYLRELESSGLSDYRAVAGRMVGTLVRALCRDGRFEAAGRLVDEFGSAEAYGAWVADLLATGRLDAALEFLGRKRTSEDYIPETIHYSQLVTRLLRGNRLGAVYDVLVEMMEEGIPPDRATMNAALCFFCKAGLVDVAVQLYNSRMDLGINPTEQVYNHLIIALCQEGSIDRVCQVLEESMQHGYFPGRQTFNIIASMLIREGKLDKMRKLLDGALQRDVKPATVVFARYISALCKAGDVEEACLVPQMVGKENTGLVRYRSTYINLIQAFIALRRVDVLPRLIIEMQEIGHSPSRSLYRDVVCCLCEMGKFSEVLELLNKQLGRNELDPRTCCNYFINGAGHAKKPEMAREIYSRMENAGIEPQIESKVLVLQSYLKSKRIGDALSFFYYLREKKEPTNKLYNAFISGLCEAGMPEQAMVFWREVRDKGLIPSLQCYEELVLRLCCAKDYDVAVKVLEDFSETGRPVSAFICNVLLLHSLKSQELLWAWVRSRNRNSEVKPVGMSEETKGAGQMMLGNLIAAFSGGIRMRENMDKVEELVERFFPVDIYTYNMLLRGLSMAGRMDYACDLFQRICKKGYEPNRFSFDIIVHGFCKHGKRKEAERWMYAMYQNGFHPTWYTIRIYNNTS, encoded by the coding sequence atgccccctctcttcctcctcttcaaaCGTTCCCCgtccaaaaatcttttcaaaatatccacctttagatctctccctctcctcctcccctTCTCCACTTCCGCCGCCCCTCTCCCCTTCTCCCCCTTGCTAGACTCCAAACCAAGCTCTGACCCTAACCCTAGCTTCGATTCTTCCCTGCTTGCCGCCTCCGTTAAAGACTGGTTCCGCCTCGGCGCCGACCCCCTCTCGCCGCTCGACCGAATCTACGCCGCCCTCGCCGGCGCCCCCGACGAGTCCTCACTTGACGCCACCTTCGACCGCCTGCGCATCCCCCTCTCCGAGTCCCTCGTGCTCCAGACCCTCCGCCACCGTCCCCACCCCGCCGTCACCCCGCCCTCcgcccctcttctcctcctccgccTCCGCTTCTTCGACTGGTCCGGGCACCAGCCCGGCTACCGCCACTCGCGCGCCGCCTACCACGCCGTCTTCCGCCTCCTCTCCCGCGCTCGCCTCGTTTCCGTCGTCCTTGACTGGCTCCGCATCTTCTCCCCCTCCTCCTGCCACCCCTTCCTCCTCACCTCGAACGCCGCTGCGCCACACCCCCGCTTCCACGAGACCCTCATCGTCGGCTACGCCGTCGCCGGCAAGCCCGAGCTCGCCCTCCAGCTCCTCGCACGCATGCGCTTCCATGGCCTAGACCTCGACGCCTTCTCCTACCACGTCCTCCTCAACTCCTTCGTCGAGGCCTCCATCTTCGACTTTGCCGACTCCATCCTCGCCCACGTCGCCGCCCGTGGCCTTTTCGGCCCCGTCACCGCCTGCATCAAGATGAAGAGCCTCTGCCGCCAGGGCCGCCTTGACGACGCCGAGGCGTACCTCCGGGAGCTCGAAAGCTCAGGCCTGTCCGACTATCGCGCCGTCGCCGGCCGGATGGTCGGCACCCTTGTCCGTGCTCTCTGCCGCGACGGCCGCTTCGAGGCTGCCGGCCGGCTGGTGGACGAGTTCGGCTCTGCCGAGGCCTATGGCGCTTGGGTCGCCGACCTCTTGGCCACTGGGAGGCTCGACGCGGCTTTGGAGTTCTTGGGGAGGAAGAGGACATCGGAGGACTACATCCCGGAAACCATCCACTATAGCCAGCTGGTGACCCGGCTTCTGAGGGGAAACCGGCTCGGGGCTGTCTACGATGTGCTTGTGGAAATGATGGAGGAAGGGATCCCGCCAGATCGGGCCACGATGAATGCCGCACTCTGCTTCTTCTGCAAGGCTGGGTTGGTGGACGTTGCTGTCCAGCTCTACAACTCAAGGATGGATCTTGGAATAAACCCAACCGAGCAGGTTTACAACCATTTGATCATTGCTTTGTGCCAGGAGGGGAGCATCGACAGAGTGTGCCAGGTCTTGGAGGAATCCATGCAGCATGGCTACTTTCCTGGGCGGCAGACATTTAACATTATCGCCAGCATGCTTATCAGGGAAGGGAAGCTTGATAAGATGCGCAAGCTGCTCGATGGCGCTCTCCAGAGGGACGTGAAGCCTGCCACTGTTGTTTTTGCCAGGTACATCTCAGCTCTGTGCAAGGCTGGTGATGTTGAAGAGGCTTGCTTGGTGCCCCAAATGGTTGGCAAAGAGAATACTGGTCTGGTTCGGTACAGATCTACTTACATCAATTTGATTCAGGCATTCATTGCATTGAGGAGGGTAGATGTGCTTCCTCGTCTCATTATCGAGATGCAAGAGATTGGTCACTCTCCAAGTCGGAGTCTTTATCGCGATGTGGTTTGCTGTTTGTGCGAAATGGGAAAATTCAGTGAGGTTCTTGAGCTGCTAAACAAGCAGTTGGGACGGAATGAACTGGACCCACGGACGTGTTGCAACTACTTCATCAATGGGGCAGGACATGCCAAGAAGCCCGAGATGGCAAGGGAGATCTATAGCAGGATGGAGAATGCAGGCATTGAACCTCAAATAGAGAGCAAAGTTCTTGTTCTTCAGAGCTACCTGAAGAGCAAACGCATTGGCGATGCTCTAAGCTTCTTCTACTATCTGCGTGAGAAAAAGGAGCCAACCAACAAATTGTACAATGCATTTATATCTGGTCTCTGCGAAGCTGGGATGCCAGAGCAGGCAATGGTGTTCTGGAGGGAGGTGAGGGACAAAGGTTTGATCCCAAGCCTCCAGTGTTATGAGGAGCTTGTGCTCAGATTGTGTTGTGCCAAGGATTATGATGTGGCAGTAAAGGTTCTTGAGGATTTCAGTGAAACAGGTCGCCCAGTTTCTGCATTTATATGCAATGTGCTTTTGTTGCATAGTTTGAAGAGTCAGGAGCTTCTGTGGGCTTGGGTTCGGTCGAGAAATAGGAATTCAGAAGTCAAGCCAGTGGGAATGAGTGAAGAAACAAAAGGAGCAGGACAGATGATGCTTGGCAATCTTATTGCTGCATTTTCCGGTGGAATCAGAATGAGAGAGAACATGGACAAGGTGGAAGAATTAGTCGAAAGGTTCTTCCCCGTCGATATTTATACTTACAATATGTTGTTGCGGGGCTTGAGTATGGCAGGGAGGATGGACTATGCATGTGATTTGTTTCAAAGGATATGCAAGAAGGGATATGAGCCAAACCGTTTCAGTTTTGACATTATAGTGCATGGTTTCTGCAAGCATGGTAAAAGAAAGGAGGCTGAGAGATGGATGTATGCAATGTACCAGAATGGGTTTCATCCAACTTGGTACACAATTAGGATATACAACAACACATCTTAG